A region of the Aethina tumida isolate Nest 87 chromosome 3, icAetTumi1.1, whole genome shotgun sequence genome:
attgaAATTATGGAATTATGGAATGACTGTAtgccaatttaaaaaccaaacaagatataattataatgtaggtaTTATTGTAATAGATATATCTTCAGAAATATGAGTACATTAGAATTTCTATttctattatcaaaaatttatgaatatattatggTATTCTGAATCATTAGATAGGCTTTGTTGTgaatgttgttattattaaaaatgtgaacagtataataatttaaacattcatattattcttttaacaTTTCgtgactttttaaatttagttttttaattattaaaagtaatctcttgtaacattatatttattttagttcaaCACAAAcattatgataatatttttaacatggtctaaataaattattttatttaaaaaacgtaACAGACAAATTTCACCACTGAATCGGATTCACTGGAACACTGTTAGCAACCAGTGGTTCGTCATAACGTGCGGCTGGCACGCCAAGAGGAACATGATTCACAACAGGAGCTACTGGAAGAGGTTCTGCAACGACAGGTCCATCAAAACGCACAGCTGGTACACCAATATGTTGATTCACAACAGGAGCAACAGAAAGAGCTTCAGCAACAGCCGGTCCACCATATTGTAAAGCTGGCACAGCAATTGGTGCAGAATGATGAAGTCTTTCATGGACAATTGGAGCCGAATAGGAAATTCTACTGTTTACAACTGGGGCAGGATGCTGGACGATGGTTCTGGTGAGTCCAGGGGCAGTCCTAATAAACGTAGAATGTTCATGGATGTTTGGCTCTTCGGAGTACACACTGGTCTTGGCTGGAGATACAACTTGACTGCCAACCGTTACAGGAACGGTTCGAGTTGAGATAATTGGATCTGGATGGTGTACAACGGTTTTCTCAATTGCTGGAGTGTTTATTATTGCTGAGTATGGGGAGACTGGAAGAGTAGCTGAATATCCGGCTAATCCATGACTGTTGGCAAAGGCGACGAGGCCAGCGAGTACGAACagctaatatataaaatgtcaaaaattatattactatttaaaatgattcacAAATAATGGTTGTACTTACTGTGTATGTCATTGTTGAATCTTAGTTTGACTACAGTCAGTAAGGAATAAACTTGCTTTATATATATTGCCTCACATCattatcaatcaatcaaaatgtattttaaaaaatgcttattttatgattaataataatgcaaTTTCTTATTtccgttttttaatttacactataaatttcctaattggttatttatattccagtatcattatttaaaaaatatttgttttagtaatttataattaacatatagATAATTTGACAGTTCCActtgtaaaattttcttcGCTGCTTTGtgattaataactattataaattaatttaaaattgatatctaatgtatttattaattcctttAGTAATTAAGATTTTGACTAAAATAAATCTGTTCTGATGTAACTTACAACTACATGAACACAAAGTATACCTctctacattaatttattaatttagaactaattattttttcgtttCCTTTTTTTTGTTATCCGAACtatattttaccaattttgtttgataaagatacaatatttgatgtaagaaaaattctggcaaattttattcagtaacTTGTAAgatgataaataattgaaataaaattttgatattttttcatagaaATATGGGGTTATTTGATATGGGAGTATTCGGTATATATGGTATGGTTGatatcaacatttatttaatgacattTTGCCTATAATTtactcttaatattaaaatattattactgaaattaattatggaaTGACTGTAtgccaatttaaaaactaaattagatGTAATTTTAGTGTaggtattattataatagataGATCTTCAGAAATATGAGgacatgaaaatttctattatattattatttattaattttacaaacatacatattttggtatttaaagttttcatataaaaaatttataaatatattagggTATTCTGAATCATTAGATAGGCTTTGTTGTGAATGTATTCATTATGAAAAacgtaaacatttaattactaaaaaatgttatgtGCATATAAGGATATGTCTGAATTTCgcatatataatttgattatatgaacagtataataatttaaacattcacattattcttttaaaaattcgtgactttttaaattgaattttttaattattaaatgtaatctcttgtaacattatatttattttagttcaaCACAAACTTTATGATGGTATTTGAAACAtggtctaaataaattattttatttaaaaaacgtaACAGATAACAAATTTCACCACTGTATCGGATTCACTGGAACACTGTTAGCAACCAGTGGTTCACCATAACTTGCGGCTGGAACTCCAAATGGAACATGATTCACAACAGGAGCTACTGGAAGAGGTTCAGCAATAACTGGTCCATCAAAACGCACAGCTGGTACACCAATTGGAGCATGATGATTCACAACAGGAGCAACAGAAAGAGCTTCAGCAACAGCCGGTCCACCATATTGCAAAGCTGGCACAGCAATTGGTGCAGGATGATGAAGTCTTTCATGAACAATTGGAGCCGGATAGGAAATTCTACTGTTTACAATTGGGGCAGGATGCTGAACGAGGGTTCTAGTAAGCGCAGGAGCAGTCCTGATAAAAGTAGAGTGTTCATGGACGTTTGGCTCTTCGGAGTACACACTGGTTTTCGCTGGAGATACAACTTGGCTGCCAACAGTTACAGGAACAGTGCGAGTTGAGATAATTGGATCTGGATGATGTACAACGGTTTTCTCAATTGCTGGAGTGTTTATTATCGCTGAGTACGAGGAGACTGGAAGAGCATCTGAATATCCGGCTATTCCATGACTGTTTGCAAAAGCGAGGAGGCCAGCGAATACGAACagctaatataaaatttcaaacattaattaaaatgatttacaaaATATGGTTATACTTACTGTGTATGCCATTGCTGAGTCTTAGTGGGACTATAATCAGTAAAGAATATACTTGCTTTATATATACGGTTTCACATCATTATCAGTCaatcaaaatgaattttaaagaatgattagtttatcattaataataatataatttcttatttccgtttttaaattttcactgtaaatttcataattagttATATATATTCCGGtaccaatatttaaaaaaatatttatttgactaataattaattaataataaaaatataggtaATTGTTCAATTGTGtccataaaattttcttcatttattacTTTGTAATTAACTGTGAACACTCATTTGTAGTTGATGTCTCatgtatttattacattacctagtaattatgatttttattaaaataaagctgTTCAGTTGTTGTAACATACAACTAcctgaacaaaaatattactctatacattaatttattaaataagaaatatctaGTTTTGTATCTTTTTTGTAATCTAAgcaataattcattaattttgtttgatgAAAATACGCTATTTGATGTAATAAGAGTTCTGAGGAATATTGGCTGATTAACTTGTAAGAtgataaatattggaaataaaatataagcgAAGCgtcatttttttcatataaatatgagGTATTAGTACATACATAGTATTAATACATACATTAGTACATAGCATCGTTTATTTTtcgacatttattatattatttactcttAATCTTAAGATATTATCATTGGAAGTAATATTCACctcgtattttaaaatttgatttgagcACTGAGATATCCTAAGTCATCAGATTGATTTCGTTGCGAATGTTATTATGAAAAAGGCAAATATTGaactattagaattttatgtgtatataaatCCTTATCCATAAATGGCCATATTGTAATCTCGTAGATActgcttttaaaattttgcttcCTAGTTACTTCTAACACTAACTTTATAATGGTAATTAAAAcatggtttaaataaattattttattaaaaaaatatataacattgttttaatatacaacAGCAGGTTGTGGAATTACTCTCGTTTCAGCGAAAGCTGGGGCGGTGGCTGTATACGTCGAATACTCGGACGTTGTTGGTTCGTGGGTGATGGTTTTTACAATTGGAGCCACCGGAGCTGCTTTAGCGAGAAGAGGTTGACCATACTGCAAAGCTGGATGAGCTTGAACGGCAATTGGGCTATGGGCCAATCGCAGTGGGTTAGCAACAATTGGCTGTCCTAAACGTACGGCTGGCAGAGCTAATGGAGCAGGATGGTGAATTCTTTGGTGAACAATTGGAGCCGAGTAAGAAAGTTTACTGTTTAAAAGTGTTCCGGGATAGGTACGAGCTGAAAGTATTGGGTTGGGGTGTACTACGGATTTCAAAATTGGTGCACCGCTCAATAATGATGAGCCAATGGGAAATGGTTGTACATGGGCATTGGCAAATGCTACGAGAGCGGCGAAAGCGAAcagctataaaaataaataaataattaatataaatattttagcgaATGAATGTTTTATGCTTACCATGTATGCCATAGTGGagtatttaatatagaatGATGTTATTATGGGAATCTGGTCCtctttttatacttaaaataaaatcaatgtaTTAATATGAACACTAATGTTAATTgactagttttaataattgaaaaataatagataaatagtTTGATAAAGATCTTTATAGCGATTTCATAAAACGAATTGCtatttttatggaatataaatgaatattcataaaaaaaacattaattgttcaaaaacGTTGTACCGACactattttagtattatttattttttcgacCTTAATTCAAGTTTGGtcactttatttattctaatagaAAATGAGAGATAGGTAGTACctattacttaattaagtctaataaatttattcaaacccTAATGAAAGTAGAAAAGATTGCTTTTATTTACACTAATTtagcttaatttaaattatatataaatcctttaaagctttttttattaatgtttagtaaaatgttatttttctttatgaaTTGATTGATAATAATACTTAAGTGATTGTTGCCCGTcataatatgataataatttataaaacaaatagatgTCTAAcgcttaattattattataacagacAGGTCTCCGGAAATATAGGGACATTAAGATTTCCATATTTAACATCagtgtgttaaaaataatagaccTAGAGCAATGTaaaaggatttttaatgatatccaattttcattacaaaatttgatttttaaattttacgtttcagcctgtttttattttaataaatatttgatatgtaTGGTCTTCATAACCTAAAAGCAAAAATGCATTAAGTTTTCGAATGATTTTgtgaatattgttattatgaaAAAGGTAAACACTGGACTATTGGAATTTTATGtgcatataatattaattgtatgaaTAATCCAGCTAATGTCGTAGATATAATTTGATTACATGAacaataagataaattaaaaattcacaacTTCCTCTAAATTTTCGAggcttttcaaattttgttttttattcactAAAAGTATCCCTCGTAGTATTTATCGTAAGTTCAACCCTAACTTTTTAAAGGTATTTAAgacatgatttaaataaattattttattaaaaaaaacaacattgttttaatatacaacAGCAGGTTGTGGAATTACTCTTGTTTCAGTGAAGGCTGGTGCGGTGGCTGTATACGTCGAATACTCGGACGTTGTTGGTTCGTGGGCAATGGTTTTTACAATTGGAGCCACCGGAGCTGCTTTAGCGAGAAGAGGTTGACTATACTGCAAAGCTGGTTGAGTTTGAATGGCAATTGGGCTATGGGCCAATCGCAGTGGGTTAGCAACAATTGGCTGTCCAAAACGAACAGCTGGCAGGGCTAATGGAGCAGGATGGTGAATTCCTTGGTGAACAATTGGAGCCGAGTAAGAAAATCTACTGTTTAAAAGTGTTCCGGGATAGTTACGAGCTGAAAGTATAGGGTCGGGGTGTACTACGGATTTCAAAATTGGTGCACCGCTCAATAATGATGAGCCAATGGGAAATGGTTGTACATGGGCATTGGCATATGCTACAAGAGCGGCGAAAGCGAAcagctattaaaataaataaattattaatataaatattttttgtgagtGAATGTTTTGTGCTTACCTTGTATGCCATAGTGGAGTATGTAATATAGAATGATGTTATTATGGCAGTCCGGTCAtctttttatacttaaaataatattaatgtattaatatgaTCACAAATGTTAATTgactagttttaataattgaaaaataatagataaatagtTTGATAAAGATCTTTAcactttttactattatttattttttcaaccttCAATTCAAGTTTgccactttatttattttaatagaaaatgaaagataaataccattatttaattaagcctaataaatttattcctaATGAAAACAAGATTGCTTTTATATATCAGTCCTTTAAGGattttgtattaatgtttagaaaaatgttatattcctttgtgaataaataataaaacttaattgatGGTTGCCCATCATGGTAtgatagtaatttataaaacaaatagatatgtgttggaaatttaattcaaatgtttacacagcttttttattaatttattttaatagaaaataaaaaataaatcatcaatAAGAGCCATTATTGATGtattatatctaatttttttctaattatttgtaCTTAATTACATATACATCATTAGTAAAAATACTCTATTAAAATAGGGAGTgttgaaactattaattatagattatGTGCAATATAAATAAGGCAGTTTACATAGATTCTTCACATTCACCACAAGACATTCAACAATGGCATACAAAGTAAGTATAACTTGTTCAAcataagtttataatttaaaaaaaagtgtataataatttatgtatttgtttaagTTGTTCGTGTTCGCTGCTATCGTATCCTTCACAAATGCCCATGTTCTCCATGGATATTCAGCACCTCTTCCAGTTGCCGCCTACTCAACTATAGTAAACACACCAGCAATTGAGAAAACTGTTGTACACCATCCAGATCCTATCGTTTCAACGCGTACCATTCCTGTGACCATTGGTAGCAAAGTTGTGGCACCAGCCAAGACCAGCGTATACTCTGAAGAGCCAAATGTCCACGAACTCTCTACATTCATCAGAACTGCTCCTGGACTGACTAGAACCATCGTCAAGCACCCCGCTCCAATTGTGAATAGTAGAATATCCTACCCCGCTCCGGTTGTCCACGAAAGAATTCACCATCCTGCCCCATTAGCAGTGCCAGCTGTGCAATATGGACAACCAATTGCTGCTAACGCACTTGCATTGGCTCACGGTCCAATTACCGTTCCAGCTCAGCCGGCTCTGCAGTATGGGCAACCTCTTCTCGCTAATGCTGCTCCAGTGGCTCCAATTGTAAAAACCATTGCCCACGAACCATCAACGTCCGAGTATTCGACGTACACGGCCACCGCCCCAGCCTTCACTGAAACAAGAGTAATTCCACAACCTgctgttgtttattaaaaaactgttgcttttttttaataaaatgatttctaTAAACCATGTTTTAAGTATCATTATATAGTTGGTATGGAACTGTTTACCACCCTCAAACAATCAATTAGTCAATTGGTGTAGTGAACCAGCAGTCCCAGTGGTTCAAGTTGTGAAACACACTGCTTCAattgctaaaaataaaaaaagaaatacaaaCAATACAACGTtgcttcaattatttaaaagccaccaaaaaaaagaaatggaaataaaacaatttttcaatactattgataaattatctataatagaaatgtataaaatatgctGATAATTATTTCGTGCATGTTACAACAAgttccattaatttatattcaacattttagtctcaattaaaaacaaaacacattTGGAGACtagatttcataattttctgtGATGACTGGGTAGAAATCGTGCTGTCACGAGACACAGAAATAGAGAATCTTTCCACACACatatgttttctttttttaacttgTGCAAACGTGTTACATGCAGACATATACATATCCGTTACACGCTAGTACAACCGTCGTTTTTGTGTCTATCCTTTGCAGACAccattatattcattaaaaaaagtacacGGCTTATATTTGCGGCGTTAAACCGCGTCGGATTTCCATTTTCTTTGTTTGATTCTGTTGCATATTTTTCCCGGTTGTCAGGGGTAAACTTCGGACACACTTTTTTCGTCTATTTTTTCGTATTCATTTCAAGCAATTTTCAGTGTAAAACGTGAGTGGGCGGCGGAAACGATAGGATTCAGGTGGACGTTAATTAACTCGAAAACTAGCAcaagaaactaatttaattgacaCTGTATCAAATTTGATCTGCCAAGCACATTcttctaatataattaaagattcgatgtttattaatttaatttcttaaatgtgaaggtataaaaataatttaaatataaaatcatttatttttttataccaaaaagaatttttaatttaataacaatacaaattaaaataaattgcacttaaaaccaaatttatttaatgctagatttgtgataaaaatgctgaaacataaaatcattgatattctgatttttttaaataattcgaattatattcttaaaaagtGTATATGCtatcaatatttaagaattaccATTTGCTTCCCTTATTTGTGTCCGTAGACAAATCGGGCGTTCAGCCATCACTAATTACAGACAAAACGCGACGAAATCGTAGAgatatgcaaataaaattaaaaaaaaa
Encoded here:
- the LOC126264977 gene encoding uncharacterized protein LOC126264977, encoding MAYMLFAFAALVAFANAHVQPFPIGSSLLSGAPILKSVVHPNPILSARTYPGTLLNSKLSYSAPIVHQRIHHPAPLALPAVRLGQPIVANPLRLAHSPIAVQAHPALQYGQPLLAKAAPVAPIVKTITHEPTTSEYSTYTATAPAFAETRVIPQPAVVY
- the LOC109595678 gene encoding uncharacterized protein LOC109595678, which encodes MAYKLFAFAALVAYANAHVQPFPIGSSLLSGAPILKSVVHPDPILSARNYPGTLLNSRFSYSAPIVHQGIHHPAPLALPAVRFGQPIVANPLRLAHSPIAIQTQPALQYSQPLLAKAAPVAPIVKTIAHEPTTSEYSTYTATAPAFTETRVIPQPAVVY
- the LOC109595675 gene encoding uncharacterized protein LOC109595675, giving the protein MAYKLFVFAAIVSFTNAHVLHGYSAPLPVAAYSTIVNTPAIEKTVVHHPDPIVSTRTIPVTIGSKVVAPAKTSVYSEEPNVHELSTFIRTAPGLTRTIVKHPAPIVNSRISYPAPVVHERIHHPAPLAVPAVQYGQPIAANALALAHGPITVPAQPALQYGQPLLANAAPVAPIVKTIAHEPSTSEYSTYTATAPAFTETRVIPQPAVVY